A single genomic interval of Patescibacteria group bacterium harbors:
- a CDS encoding type II secretion system F family protein, which translates to MPEQNYNKTPQNTLSWISRHHPISLTEKIFFIQNLQVMVKAGLSLAMALRTLADQSTHKRFHYVIHNIYEQVEKGTPFARALSMHPSVFPDLTVSMIESGELSGKLDEVLQHVTEQMKKDHELISKVRGAMLYPSIVIIAMIGIGTAMMIFVIPRLISVFAEFKATLPLPTRILIATSNFTTKNGPFVLIGLVLLIVAFRAFAKTALGTHILHTLLLRLPIFGPIIHKVNLARISRTFSSLLTTDIPIVQASIITSRTIKNIYYREALLDLAERLKKGSPVHVVFSSYPHLFPPVVSQLTRVGEESGALDNVLSQLALFYEEEVDQIMKNLPSIIEPLLILILGAGVGAMAVAIIMPMYSLTQTI; encoded by the coding sequence ATGCCAGAACAAAATTACAACAAAACTCCCCAAAACACTTTATCGTGGATAAGCCGCCATCATCCGATTTCACTTACAGAAAAAATCTTTTTCATACAAAATCTCCAGGTAATGGTGAAGGCAGGCCTCTCTCTTGCTATGGCATTGCGGACCCTTGCAGATCAATCTACGCATAAACGATTCCATTATGTAATACACAACATTTACGAACAAGTAGAGAAAGGAACGCCATTCGCACGGGCACTCTCGATGCATCCTTCAGTTTTTCCTGATCTTACTGTCAGCATGATTGAGAGCGGAGAACTTTCAGGAAAACTCGACGAAGTGCTGCAGCACGTAACCGAACAGATGAAAAAAGACCACGAACTTATCTCCAAGGTGCGCGGCGCCATGCTCTACCCTTCTATTGTCATAATTGCCATGATCGGCATTGGAACTGCCATGATGATATTTGTGATCCCGAGACTTATAAGTGTTTTTGCAGAATTTAAAGCGACGCTGCCGCTCCCTACCAGAATTCTTATCGCCACGAGTAACTTCACTACGAAAAATGGTCCCTTTGTACTTATTGGATTGGTGTTGCTTATTGTCGCCTTCCGTGCTTTTGCTAAAACTGCTTTAGGTACACATATACTACATACATTGTTACTTCGTTTGCCCATTTTCGGTCCTATCATCCATAAAGTAAACTTAGCTCGCATAAGCCGTACCTTTTCATCGCTCCTCACGACAGACATTCCCATCGTACAGGCGTCAATAATTACGTCCCGCACAATAAAAAATATCTATTACCGCGAAGCACTGCTTGATCTTGCAGAACGCCTCAAAAAAGGATCACCGGTACATGTGGTGTTTTCATCATATCCCCACCTTTTCCCGCCGGTGGTCAGCCAGCTCACGCGCGTGGGTGAAGAATCAGGAGCACTTGACAATGTCCTTTCCCAACTTGCGCTTTTTTATGAAGAGGAAGTTGATCAGATAATGAAAAACCTCCCTTCCATCATAGAACCGCTGCTGATTTTAATCCTTGGCGCGGGTGTGGGTGCTATGGCTGTCGCTATCATCATGCCGATGTATTCACTCACCCAGACGATATGA
- a CDS encoding cysteine desulfurase: MNNILSDFPILKRTVHGKRLVYLDNAASTQKPHAVIDALSFFYEHTNANIHRGIHTLAEEATRQYEKTRDEVAQFFGASSRDEIIFTRNTTEALNLIAFAYGRTFLKSGDEIIVSIAEHHANFVPWQQLAHETGAVVKVIDIDKEGRLCIHSTKNKEQGTRNKREVEIGCLESLITNRTRLIALSHASNVLGTLHDIAAVVALARPRGIIVAVDGAQAAPHMEINVKKLGVDFYACSSHKMLGPLGVGVLYGRREILKKCPPFLTGGNMIKRVTLEKTEWNDLPWKFEAGTPDIAGVVAFGAALEYIRKVGWGVIVQHEQELGAYALAQLTRLPGLTLYGPHSMEQRFAVFSFNLKDIHAHDLATILDEEGIAIRSGSHCAHPLMERLGTGAVARASFYIYNTKEDVDALILGLKKAQQLLG; encoded by the coding sequence ATGAATAATATACTGAGTGATTTTCCGATATTAAAACGCACCGTCCATGGGAAACGGCTCGTGTATCTGGATAATGCCGCGAGCACCCAAAAACCTCACGCCGTTATTGATGCGCTTAGCTTTTTTTACGAACATACAAACGCGAACATCCATCGCGGTATCCACACCTTGGCGGAGGAAGCGACCAGGCAATATGAAAAAACAAGGGATGAGGTGGCGCAGTTTTTTGGCGCTTCCAGCCGCGATGAAATTATTTTTACCAGAAATACCACGGAAGCGCTCAATCTAATAGCGTTTGCGTATGGGCGCACATTCTTGAAGTCGGGTGACGAGATAATTGTGTCTATTGCGGAGCATCATGCCAATTTTGTCCCATGGCAGCAATTAGCGCACGAAACTGGCGCAGTCGTGAAAGTGATTGATATTGATAAGGAAGGGAGGTTATGCATCCATAGCACGAAGAACAAGGAACAAGGAACAAGGAACAAGAGAGAAGTCGAAATCGGTTGTTTAGAATCGTTAATAACAAATCGTACGCGCCTTATCGCGCTTTCGCACGCGTCGAACGTTCTGGGGACGCTCCATGATATTGCGGCCGTGGTGGCGCTTGCAAGGCCTCGCGGCATTATCGTTGCCGTGGATGGCGCGCAAGCAGCGCCTCATATGGAAATAAACGTTAAAAAGCTGGGTGTGGATTTTTATGCCTGCTCTTCGCATAAAATGCTCGGGCCCTTAGGTGTCGGCGTATTATATGGGCGGAGGGAAATATTGAAGAAATGCCCGCCGTTCCTTACTGGCGGTAATATGATTAAACGAGTAACTCTTGAAAAAACCGAATGGAATGATCTGCCGTGGAAATTTGAGGCGGGAACCCCGGATATCGCGGGTGTAGTCGCTTTTGGGGCCGCATTGGAATATATCCGCAAGGTGGGATGGGGGGTCATTGTCCAACATGAGCAGGAATTAGGCGCATACGCGCTCGCACAACTCACACGGCTGCCCGGTCTTACGCTTTATGGCCCGCATTCAATGGAACAGCGGTTTGCAGTATTCTCTTTCAATCTTAAGGATATACATGCGCATGACCTAGCCACCATCCTCGACGAGGAAGGCATAGCGATACGTTCAGGGTCACATTGCGCGCATCCCTTGATGGAACGCTTGGGTACTGGTGCGGTGGCACGGGCTAGTTTTTATATTTATAATACTAAAGAAGACGTTGATGCCCTCATCCTAGGTCTTAAGAAGGCTCAGCAGTTGTTGGGTTGA
- a CDS encoding prepilin-type N-terminal cleavage/methylation domain-containing protein, with translation MKISTVKKKNGFTLIETIVGVAVFTLIAIGIYSVVTQTTKLIHASRARVAATALVNEQIEIIRNLPYASVGTSGGIPAGSLPQTQTLLRDGISFNVNTTIRNVDDPFDGTIGGTPNDTAPADYKLVEISVSCASCTGNPPLVFTTTISPKNLEVSTNNGSLFIRVFDANGHAVPQASVHVENSIVSPSIAIDDVTNNEGLLQLIDVPPSDESYAIRATKDGYSTEQTYLPEAPGNPNPVKPHASVLTQQVTQVSFSIDKVSTIHLTTTNQLCNPLTFVDLHSEGTKLIGTNPTLLKYSENFFTDGNGVRELTNLEWDTYTFTLTDTGYDLAGSIPLSPVIVSPDAVLPITLVLKSHTSYSLLVTVLDNATQLPLLDSQVHISRSGYDLTLITNRGYAWQTDWSGGGSQEQFTDETRYYDNDGGIDATTTPGDLFLAHSGSNYQSNGTLISSTLDTGNGTNYVSVFWKPTDQLPQTGANSVRMQLASNNDNTTWSFSGPDGTSSSFYTPGISSVHASHNNNRYMRYKIYLSTLDPTVSPNVSDIGITFVNGCVPPGQAFFSNLTANDYTVEVNHDGYATSTDSLNITGNNAYSVILSP, from the coding sequence TTGAAAATTTCAACAGTGAAAAAAAAGAACGGCTTTACTCTTATCGAAACTATAGTCGGCGTGGCAGTATTCACTCTCATCGCGATTGGCATCTATTCAGTCGTCACGCAAACAACCAAATTAATCCATGCCTCACGCGCGCGAGTTGCGGCAACCGCGCTCGTGAATGAACAAATAGAGATTATACGTAATTTACCCTACGCATCGGTAGGCACTTCCGGCGGAATCCCTGCCGGTTCCTTACCGCAAACCCAGACATTGCTGCGTGATGGCATTTCTTTTAACGTGAATACCACGATCCGCAATGTGGATGATCCTTTTGACGGAACAATCGGCGGGACTCCCAATGATACTGCCCCCGCTGATTACAAGCTGGTTGAAATTTCTGTCAGTTGTGCCTCATGCACGGGAAACCCTCCCCTCGTCTTCACCACAACCATTTCCCCAAAAAATTTAGAAGTCTCGACCAATAACGGATCACTTTTTATTCGCGTTTTTGACGCAAACGGACATGCCGTGCCCCAAGCGTCCGTGCATGTCGAAAATTCTATCGTATCGCCTTCCATAGCGATTGATGATGTGACGAATAACGAGGGGTTATTGCAACTCATTGACGTGCCGCCTTCAGACGAATCGTATGCCATCAGGGCCACCAAAGACGGGTATTCGACAGAACAAACATATCTGCCTGAAGCGCCTGGCAATCCAAACCCGGTAAAGCCGCACGCTTCCGTGCTTACTCAACAAGTAACGCAGGTAAGCTTTTCGATTGATAAGGTGAGCACGATCCACCTTACGACCACAAACCAACTCTGCAATCCTCTTACTTTTGTCGATTTGCATAGCGAGGGGACAAAACTTATAGGCACCAACCCAACATTGCTGAAATATTCTGAAAATTTTTTTACTGACGGCAATGGCGTGCGCGAACTGACCAATCTTGAATGGGATACGTATACTTTTACCTTAACCGACACAGGGTATGATCTTGCCGGCTCCATCCCTTTATCGCCAGTTATAGTATCGCCTGATGCCGTATTGCCTATCACGCTAGTACTCAAAAGCCATACCTCTTACTCGCTGCTCGTCACGGTGCTCGACAACGCTACGCAACTACCATTGCTTGATAGCCAAGTGCATATTTCCCGCAGCGGTTACGACCTTACTTTAATAACGAATCGCGGCTATGCATGGCAAACCGATTGGTCAGGAGGCGGGAGCCAGGAACAGTTTACCGACGAAACCCGTTATTATGATAATGACGGCGGTATTGATGCCACTACCACGCCGGGCGATCTGTTCCTTGCGCACAGCGGAAGCAATTACCAATCAAACGGAACACTCATTTCATCAACACTAGACACTGGAAACGGCACTAATTATGTGTCAGTCTTTTGGAAACCTACAGACCAATTGCCTCAAACAGGCGCTAACAGCGTGCGCATGCAGCTTGCCTCGAATAATGACAATACGACATGGAGCTTCTCGGGCCCTGATGGCACCTCATCCAGCTTTTATACGCCGGGTATCTCTTCCGTGCATGCAAGCCACAATAATAATCGTTATATGAGGTACAAAATTTACTTAAGCACTCTTGATCCGACGGTATCGCCGAATGTTTCTGATATCGGCATTACATTTGTAAACGGCTGCGTGCCGCCGGGCCAGGCATTTTTTTCCAATCTCACTGCAAATGATTATACCGTGGAGGTGAACCATGATGGGTATGCCACGTCTACTGACAGCCTCAACATAACAGGAAACAACGCGTATTCAGTCATATTGTCGCCCTAA
- a CDS encoding methyltransferase domain-containing protein yields the protein MTETSKFEKLGKLSHSDRQTAHFDGEKVQHYEEVYDYRSKTFKWMIEIILPLLKNTKSILDIGTGTGDLVRAIKTEGTVTGLDISNDMLKVAKEKNQDGCFVQGDAYKLPFNDKTYDAVTYKYALHHLDQPIKALTEAFRVLKDNGCIIIADVASFKEEVNHLIFNKLNSLREPANYEYRTIKTIEQLLKVVSFNNVTVVQKDFDLVLEDWLNNFYNPQDTINLVLNSSDSFKNSIKLKELKDGKHQITLSSFIINAVK from the coding sequence ATGACAGAAACTAGCAAATTTGAAAAACTTGGAAAATTAAGCCATAGCGACAGGCAAACGGCTCATTTTGATGGAGAGAAAGTTCAACATTATGAAGAAGTGTACGATTACCGCTCTAAAACCTTTAAATGGATGATTGAAATCATTCTACCTTTGTTAAAAAATACTAAATCCATCCTTGATATAGGTACTGGCACTGGTGATTTGGTGAGAGCTATTAAGACAGAAGGTACTGTTACCGGTTTAGATATTTCTAATGATATGCTAAAAGTAGCAAAAGAAAAAAATCAAGATGGATGTTTTGTGCAAGGAGATGCTTATAAATTACCTTTTAATGATAAAACATATGATGCGGTAACCTATAAATATGCCTTGCACCACCTTGATCAGCCCATCAAGGCTCTTACCGAGGCGTTTAGAGTATTAAAAGATAATGGCTGCATTATTATTGCTGATGTAGCGTCATTTAAAGAGGAAGTCAATCATTTAATTTTTAACAAATTAAATAGCCTTAGAGAACCAGCAAATTATGAATATCGAACCATTAAAACTATTGAACAATTATTAAAAGTAGTTAGCTTTAATAATGTAACGGTTGTGCAAAAAGATTTTGATTTAGTATTGGAAGATTGGCTTAATAATTTTTATAATCCTCAAGATACTATCAATCTGGTTTTGAATTCATCAGATTCCTTTAAAAATTCAATAAAATTGAAAGAATTAAAAGATGGGAAGCATCAAATTACATTATCCTCTTTTATTATTAATGCAGTAAAATAA
- a CDS encoding prepilin-type N-terminal cleavage/methylation domain-containing protein, with protein sequence MLRYVRRFYSCRYQGFSLLETVIAIAILGLIILAVGLFQGNIFRFNTTLNNQLTGQFESRQAIEKIIAEARVAATAGNGAYPLESVLDSSLIFYSNVDSDTGIERIRYFVSGTTLRRGIIEPVGSPVTYPSANETITTILNNLVNGATPVFSYYNTNYSGIEAPLSQPVDARVVRFLTVTLIVDKDLTRPPAALQTRSGINLRNLKDNL encoded by the coding sequence ATGCTTCGCTATGTGAGACGATTCTATTCGTGCAGATATCAGGGATTTTCCCTGCTGGAGACTGTTATCGCAATCGCGATATTAGGGTTAATAATTCTAGCGGTTGGCCTATTTCAGGGGAATATTTTCAGATTTAATACTACTTTAAATAATCAATTGACAGGGCAATTCGAGAGCAGGCAGGCAATTGAAAAAATTATTGCAGAAGCCAGAGTCGCCGCCACCGCGGGCAACGGCGCCTACCCGCTTGAATCAGTATTAGATTCGTCGTTAATCTTTTACAGCAATGTTGACAGTGATACAGGCATAGAGAGGATACGTTACTTTGTGTCGGGAACGACCTTGCGGCGCGGCATCATCGAGCCGGTGGGCAGCCCTGTCACGTATCCGAGCGCAAATGAAACCATAACGACTATTCTTAACAACCTCGTGAATGGCGCGACGCCGGTATTTTCTTACTACAACACAAATTATTCCGGGATTGAAGCGCCTCTCTCACAGCCCGTTGATGCGCGCGTGGTGCGTTTTCTCACAGTAACTCTTATCGTTGACAAAGACCTCACTCGTCCTCCCGCAGCATTGCAAACGCGCAGCGGCATAAACCTTAGAAATCTGAAAGATAATTTATAA
- a CDS encoding ATPase, T2SS/T4P/T4SS family: MPLSQSKNLFEAIIKGKIASKKELDAALKEAESSHKQLEQVLLEKKLITEDQLAEIQAELLGYPYVKLNALNIRKDILNLIPEPIASSHLIVAFNRTDTALKVATLDPDDLQTFEFIKKRTGLDIEIYITTPTDIHEILKQYHKSLKAEFEEITKAEVINDEDHEKLKELAQDLPIIRIVDTLLEYAIFEGASDIHIEPTEKEVVVRYRVDGILRDVMTLPKKTQSGIVARIKILANLKLDEHRMPQDGRFKISTNEYRISFRVSVIPVFDGEKIVLRLLNESAQILTLEQLGFYGKSLDKIKFNITKPHGMILITGPTGSGKTTTLYTILNIINTPNVNITTIEDPIEYRMPRVNQSQVNPKIGYTFAAGLRSFLRQDPNVIMVGEIRDSETADIAVNAAMTGHLVLSTLHTNDAATAFPRLQDMQVASFLITSTVNLVLAQRLTRKICQNCKQPIKLDRNTVQELNNQFDLSAIIEIFAKEKLVDSPKTRFESLEFWKGKGCKQCNQEGYKGRIGIYEVLSITPAITELILKRASAEEINACAKKEGMYTMFQDGFIKAKQGITTIEELLRVAKD; encoded by the coding sequence ATGCCCCTCTCTCAATCTAAAAATCTCTTTGAAGCGATAATAAAGGGAAAAATTGCTTCAAAAAAAGAACTGGATGCGGCATTAAAGGAGGCAGAATCATCCCATAAGCAGTTAGAGCAGGTTTTGCTTGAAAAAAAATTGATCACCGAGGATCAGCTGGCTGAAATTCAGGCAGAACTTTTAGGATATCCTTATGTGAAGCTCAACGCGCTCAATATCCGAAAAGATATTCTTAATCTCATTCCTGAACCGATTGCTTCTTCCCATCTCATTGTCGCGTTCAACCGCACGGATACCGCATTGAAAGTGGCGACCCTTGACCCCGACGATCTTCAAACTTTTGAATTTATAAAAAAACGCACAGGGCTGGATATTGAAATATACATCACCACGCCTACCGACATACACGAAATACTGAAACAATACCATAAATCATTAAAGGCTGAATTTGAGGAAATCACAAAAGCTGAAGTAATAAATGATGAAGATCACGAAAAACTAAAAGAGCTCGCGCAGGACCTTCCCATCATTCGCATTGTGGATACCCTGCTCGAATATGCCATTTTTGAAGGCGCATCTGATATCCATATTGAACCCACAGAAAAAGAAGTGGTAGTCAGATATCGCGTAGACGGCATATTGCGCGATGTCATGACATTGCCAAAAAAAACCCAATCAGGCATAGTCGCGCGCATAAAAATTCTTGCTAATTTAAAACTCGACGAACACCGAATGCCGCAGGATGGCAGATTCAAAATAAGCACCAATGAATACCGTATTTCATTCCGTGTCTCGGTCATTCCCGTGTTTGACGGTGAAAAAATAGTATTGCGGCTCTTAAACGAATCCGCACAGATACTCACGCTCGAACAGCTCGGGTTTTACGGAAAATCTCTTGATAAAATCAAATTCAACATCACCAAACCCCATGGGATGATATTAATAACCGGCCCTACCGGTTCCGGAAAAACGACAACACTCTATACCATTCTCAATATTATAAATACGCCAAATGTAAATATCACTACCATTGAAGACCCCATAGAATATCGGATGCCTAGAGTGAACCAGAGCCAGGTAAACCCGAAAATAGGCTATACCTTCGCTGCAGGATTAAGGTCTTTTTTGCGCCAAGATCCCAATGTCATCATGGTCGGTGAAATACGAGATTCAGAAACTGCAGATATAGCGGTAAATGCAGCTATGACAGGACACTTAGTGCTCTCTACACTCCACACGAACGACGCCGCCACCGCGTTTCCACGACTGCAGGATATGCAAGTCGCTTCTTTCCTCATTACCTCAACTGTTAATCTGGTGCTCGCGCAGCGGCTTACGCGTAAAATTTGTCAAAATTGCAAACAACCGATAAAACTCGATCGCAATACGGTGCAAGAATTAAATAACCAATTTGACCTTTCCGCGATAATTGAAATATTTGCAAAAGAAAAATTGGTTGATTCCCCTAAAACCCGATTCGAATCGCTGGAATTCTGGAAAGGAAAGGGCTGTAAACAATGCAACCAGGAAGGGTATAAAGGGCGTATAGGCATTTATGAGGTTCTCTCCATAACACCTGCGATCACTGAGCTTATTTTAAAACGGGCATCTGCTGAAGAAATAAACGCATGCGCAAAAAAAGAAGGCATGTACACCATGTTCCAAGACGGGTTTATTAAGGCAAAGCAAGGCATCACTACCATCGAGGAGCTTCTCCGTGTTGCCAAAGATTGA
- the pilM gene encoding type IV pilus assembly protein PilM — translation MFTSLLQSFGLDISDLSAKLVCIKNNIRNEREISSWASCDFPQGAIVEGEIVQQEQVRSALHEILNKVSTTLTTPYVVASLPESKTFIKVIELENEQADIANGVENELPNHIPLPLDELIIDWQVVKEFKDHKLVLVGAVPKVIVYSYTALFNELSLKPIAFEIEAEAILRAITPLTRDNQLKTSNKFVQKLFRFYRHTRESVPATAPVPAAQLIVDLGATHTSLIMVDWNAIQFTSSVALSGVEATQRIADRLKLTSEEAERAKHICGLDAKKGKGVVAGVLEGMLTNCAVEIERALHFYETHFPRGNKVQKILLTGGGAKLTGAETFLGTQLSLPVALGNPLVNINAASKSSSFPKHEALSYATAIGLGLRNNAEKF, via the coding sequence ATGTTCACCTCTCTACTCCAATCATTTGGGCTTGATATTTCTGACTTATCTGCGAAATTGGTGTGCATAAAAAATAATATTCGGAATGAACGGGAAATTTCTTCCTGGGCATCATGTGATTTTCCTCAAGGCGCTATAGTGGAAGGTGAAATTGTACAGCAAGAACAAGTGCGTAGTGCATTGCACGAAATACTCAACAAAGTATCCACTACCCTCACCACTCCCTATGTCGTGGCCTCCCTTCCTGAATCGAAAACGTTTATCAAAGTTATTGAGTTGGAAAACGAGCAAGCTGATATCGCAAACGGCGTAGAAAATGAATTGCCAAATCACATCCCGCTGCCGCTTGATGAACTTATTATTGACTGGCAAGTAGTTAAAGAATTCAAAGATCATAAATTAGTTCTCGTGGGAGCTGTTCCTAAAGTGATTGTGTATTCGTACACTGCCCTTTTTAATGAACTTTCACTTAAACCTATCGCCTTTGAAATTGAGGCCGAGGCCATATTAAGAGCGATAACACCGCTCACTCGTGATAATCAATTAAAGACTAGTAATAAGTTCGTACAGAAACTATTCCGTTTTTACCGCCATACGAGAGAATCGGTACCTGCCACCGCGCCCGTTCCCGCAGCACAACTGATTGTTGATCTCGGAGCGACACACACGAGCCTTATCATGGTAGACTGGAATGCGATTCAATTTACTTCCAGCGTTGCGCTTTCAGGGGTTGAGGCAACTCAACGCATCGCGGACCGATTAAAACTCACCTCTGAAGAAGCAGAACGGGCTAAACATATCTGTGGGCTTGATGCGAAAAAAGGCAAAGGGGTTGTCGCGGGAGTACTCGAAGGCATGCTCACCAATTGCGCGGTAGAAATAGAACGCGCGCTCCATTTTTACGAGACGCACTTTCCCCGTGGCAATAAGGTGCAAAAAATTTTACTCACGGGCGGGGGAGCAAAATTAACGGGGGCTGAAACATTTTTAGGAACACAGTTATCTCTACCCGTGGCATTAGGCAACCCTCTTGTGAATATTAACGCTGCTTCCAAGTCTTCAAGCTTTCCCAAACATGAAGCACTTTCGTACGCGACCGCGATAGGCCTGGGTTTGCGGAATAATGCAGAAAAATTTTAA
- a CDS encoding PilN domain-containing protein, with product MITLNLLDQPHRQQLFKEYVFLLLKDITAITLIVVAVIGMLLSISKSILSNDLNETAKRTNVIASNNQPIMQAIRELNDELNSNEYMSQEYTEWSHWLASFSSLVPRGNQIVTMDLQRNERILQIDGKSKTRDDLLKFKANLEASSLIKEIQFPLSNLLLKENIKFKFSVTINPESLTNRLQNSSLE from the coding sequence ATGATAACCCTTAATCTTCTCGACCAACCGCACCGGCAACAATTATTCAAGGAATATGTTTTTTTGCTGCTTAAAGATATTACCGCCATTACCCTCATCGTAGTGGCAGTGATTGGCATGCTTCTTTCTATAAGCAAATCTATTCTCTCTAATGATCTCAATGAAACCGCGAAAAGGACAAATGTGATCGCCAGCAATAACCAACCAATCATGCAAGCGATTAGGGAGTTAAACGACGAGCTAAACAGTAATGAATACATGTCTCAAGAATATACCGAGTGGTCTCACTGGCTTGCTTCTTTTTCTTCACTCGTTCCTCGCGGTAACCAAATAGTGACTATGGATCTGCAAAGAAACGAACGTATCCTCCAAATAGATGGTAAGAGCAAAACACGTGATGACCTTCTTAAATTTAAAGCAAATCTCGAAGCTTCTTCCCTTATTAAGGAAATTCAATTCCCGCTTTCAAATTTATTACTTAAAGAAAATATTAAATTTAAATTTTCTGTGACAATTAATCCCGAATCCCTTACAAACCGCCTCCAGAATTCCTCTTTAGAGTAA
- a CDS encoding ferredoxin — MSPIGKIVVERELCIGAASCVAIAPGVFELDKDNIAIIKDAKGGDDTTIMAAAESCPTKAIFIYDIDGKQVYP, encoded by the coding sequence ATGTCTCCTATAGGAAAAATTGTGGTGGAGCGCGAACTCTGCATCGGTGCGGCGTCATGCGTCGCCATCGCGCCAGGGGTATTTGAGCTCGATAAGGATAATATCGCCATCATCAAAGATGCGAAGGGCGGCGATGATACGACTATAATGGCGGCGGCAGAATCCTGTCCCACAAAGGCAATATTCATTTACGATATTGATGGGAAACAGGTATATCCGTAA
- a CDS encoding SufD family Fe-S cluster assembly protein — MNQALTYIHLTEIQDELTITVPAYNRAYILIYGFCDGIKKLRVNVAHEGAYACILGMIIGLRGTCGISTFQNHSAPHTTSDLLVKTILLDNAAFNYEGTIRIEKAAQGSNAYQRNENIMISPSARVTTRPYLEILANDVRCTHGATVGTFGEEEYFYLGSRGIAQRQATLLLAQGFLQSIIQKIPEELITDRMKTIIKEQLAVFQYAP, encoded by the coding sequence ATGAACCAGGCATTAACATATATTCATCTTACAGAAATTCAAGATGAGCTCACTATTACTGTGCCAGCATATAACAGGGCATATATTCTTATTTATGGCTTTTGCGATGGTATAAAAAAATTAAGAGTAAATGTGGCGCATGAGGGGGCATACGCATGCATCCTAGGCATGATAATTGGGCTACGCGGCACTTGCGGCATTTCCACTTTCCAGAATCATAGCGCACCGCATACCACCAGCGATCTTTTGGTAAAAACCATATTATTGGATAATGCCGCGTTTAATTATGAAGGGACAATACGCATTGAAAAAGCTGCACAAGGGTCGAATGCGTATCAAAGAAATGAAAATATAATGATCAGCCCTTCCGCGCGCGTAACTACGCGGCCGTATTTGGAAATTTTGGCTAATGACGTGCGTTGCACCCATGGCGCGACGGTCGGCACTTTTGGAGAGGAAGAATATTTTTATCTGGGATCAAGGGGTATTGCGCAGAGGCAAGCCACTTTACTTCTGGCGCAAGGATTTCTGCAAAGTATCATACAGAAGATACCCGAAGAGCTTATTACTGATCGCATGAAAACGATAATTAAAGAGCAATTAGCCGTCTTTCAGTATGCCCCGTAA
- a CDS encoding iron-sulfur cluster assembly scaffold protein — MASLYREEILDHYKHPRNFGVLDNPTVTVDEDNSTCGDQMKIALKVHNGVLAGILWSGSGCALSMAGASMLSEYIKGKKMYDIESITESDILQMMGGTITQGRINCALLCLRTLQKGLKVLRIKQSQKSSPVVVNKEMNISELVARWPETRMVLSEYNLHCVGCHASSFDTLEAGAKVHGMSEDEINQMMDDLNLIISDKKQ; from the coding sequence ATGGCCTCATTATATCGTGAAGAAATTCTGGACCATTATAAGCATCCTCGCAATTTTGGCGTGCTTGATAATCCAACCGTGACAGTTGATGAAGACAATAGTACCTGCGGTGATCAAATGAAGATCGCGCTAAAGGTACATAATGGAGTGTTGGCTGGAATCCTCTGGTCAGGCAGCGGCTGTGCGCTTTCTATGGCGGGGGCTTCAATGCTCTCAGAGTATATTAAGGGTAAAAAAATGTATGATATTGAATCAATCACTGAATCTGATATACTGCAAATGATGGGCGGAACCATTACGCAAGGGAGGATTAATTGCGCGCTTCTGTGTTTGAGGACACTTCAGAAAGGATTAAAGGTATTGCGCATAAAGCAATCGCAAAAATCTTCGCCTGTGGTGGTCAATAAAGAAATGAATATTAGCGAACTTGTTGCGCGATGGCCCGAGACTCGCATGGTCCTTTCTGAGTATAATTTGCATTGCGTTGGATGCCATGCCTCATCTTTCGACACTCTCGAGGCAGGCGCGAAAGTGCATGGGATGAGTGAGGATGAAATTAATCAAATGATGGATGATCTTAATCTAATTATTTCCGATAAAAAACAATAA